One Desulfovibrio fairfieldensis genomic window carries:
- a CDS encoding ACP S-malonyltransferase — translation MTQPVLLFPGQGSQESGMGRDLAEASTEAMNLWKQAERISGLPLREIYWEGDEAAMSDTRALQPALTVVNCNLWREAAGRVSPCGAAGHSLGEFSALAAAGVLSPENVLEITALRGRLMAEADPEGKGGMAALLKLDEPRVAEIVAEAAAESGEMLLTANYNTPAQLVVSGAKSAVALACQKAKERKGRGIELKVSGAFHSPMMEEANKELAPLLRKAVWRKPRFPVYCNQHGKAVHDGESARESLLRQMVSPVRWIETVRNQYANGARFWLELGPKAVLGKMVAPCLNGIAVGSDALRVELVSTLESLTAFSL, via the coding sequence ATGACGCAACCTGTTCTGCTTTTTCCCGGCCAGGGCTCGCAGGAGTCCGGCATGGGCCGCGACCTGGCCGAGGCCTCGACCGAAGCCATGAACCTCTGGAAGCAGGCCGAGCGCATCAGCGGCCTGCCCCTGCGCGAAATTTACTGGGAGGGCGACGAGGCCGCCATGAGCGACACCCGCGCCCTGCAACCGGCCCTGACCGTGGTCAACTGCAATCTCTGGCGGGAAGCGGCCGGGCGCGTCAGCCCCTGTGGGGCCGCCGGACACAGCCTGGGCGAGTTCAGCGCCCTGGCGGCGGCGGGCGTGCTCTCGCCGGAAAACGTGCTGGAAATCACGGCCCTGCGCGGCCGCTTGATGGCCGAGGCCGACCCGGAGGGCAAGGGAGGCATGGCCGCCCTGCTCAAGCTGGATGAGCCGCGCGTGGCGGAAATCGTGGCCGAGGCCGCCGCCGAAAGCGGCGAAATGCTGCTCACCGCCAATTACAACACTCCGGCCCAGCTGGTTGTCAGCGGCGCCAAGTCCGCCGTGGCCCTGGCCTGCCAAAAGGCCAAGGAGCGCAAGGGGCGCGGCATTGAACTCAAGGTCAGCGGCGCGTTCCACAGCCCCATGATGGAAGAGGCCAATAAAGAGCTGGCCCCCCTGCTGCGCAAGGCCGTCTGGCGGAAGCCGCGTTTTCCGGTTTACTGCAATCAGCACGGCAAAGCCGTGCACGACGGCGAAAGCGCCAGGGAAAGCCTGCTGCGGCAGATGGTTTCGCCCGTGCGCTGGATTGAAACCGTCCGCAACCAATACGCGAACGGCGCGCGCTTCTGGCTGGAGCTGGGCCCCAAGGCCGTACTGGGCAAGATGGTCGCCCCCTGCCTGAACGGCATCGCCGTCGGGAGCGACGCGTTGCGCGTGGAACTGGTCAGCACTCTGGAAAGCCTCACGGCATTCAGCCTGTAA
- the argS gene encoding arginine--tRNA ligase translates to MRATDTLRTALAAILEEEGLAWPVKTVIEPPRDPKHGDLSTNAAMLLAKEAKCNPRELAQKFAARLLERCPDLEKAEAAGPGFCNVTFSQAFWRRTVLDVEAAGKAYGASGTGAGRKVLLEYVSANPTGPLHVGHGRGAAVGDSLARLLRKAGYAVDTEYYINDAGRQMRLLGLSVWLRVLELAGRPVDWPEDYYRGEYIIDIAREMLADDPHLPDLPEAEGQECCYQRAMNEILTGIKADLNEFRVEHQRWFSEKTLVERGAVDAAFTALGRSGYTYEKENAFWFATEQLGDDKDRVLKKSDGSLTYFATDIAYHHDKFERGYDWLIDIWGADHHGYVPRMRAAITAMGRPRDSFDVVLIQLVNLLRDGKPVSMSTRAGTFETLADVLREVGADAARFMFLSRKSDSPLDFDLELAKQRSLDNPVYYVQYAHARICAVLRRAGERGVGLPETVTEEMLAGLDTPEDMALLRKAAAFQDMLAAAARALAVHHVSHYLTELAGLLHSYYARHQVLLADDQPRTLARLALLRAVAQVLRNGLDVLGVSAPEAM, encoded by the coding sequence ATGCGCGCCACCGACACCCTGCGCACGGCCCTCGCGGCCATTCTGGAAGAAGAAGGACTGGCCTGGCCGGTCAAAACCGTGATTGAGCCCCCGCGCGATCCCAAACACGGGGATCTCTCCACCAACGCGGCCATGCTGCTGGCCAAGGAAGCCAAGTGCAATCCCCGCGAACTGGCCCAGAAGTTCGCGGCGCGGCTGCTGGAGCGCTGTCCGGACCTGGAAAAGGCCGAGGCCGCCGGACCGGGCTTCTGCAACGTGACCTTCAGCCAGGCGTTCTGGCGGCGCACGGTGCTGGATGTGGAGGCTGCGGGCAAAGCCTACGGCGCGAGCGGCACGGGCGCGGGCCGCAAGGTGCTGCTGGAATACGTCTCGGCCAATCCCACCGGACCCCTGCATGTGGGACACGGCCGGGGCGCGGCCGTGGGCGACAGCCTGGCCCGGCTGCTGCGCAAGGCCGGATATGCCGTGGATACGGAATATTACATCAACGACGCGGGCCGCCAGATGCGCCTGCTGGGCCTTTCGGTCTGGCTGCGCGTGCTGGAGCTGGCCGGGCGTCCGGTGGACTGGCCCGAGGATTACTACCGGGGCGAGTACATCATCGACATCGCGCGCGAGATGCTGGCGGACGATCCCCATCTGCCGGACCTGCCCGAAGCCGAGGGTCAGGAGTGCTGTTACCAGCGGGCCATGAACGAAATTCTGACGGGCATCAAGGCGGATCTCAACGAATTCCGGGTGGAGCACCAGCGCTGGTTTTCGGAAAAAACCCTGGTGGAGCGCGGCGCTGTGGACGCGGCCTTTACCGCCCTGGGCCGGTCCGGGTACACTTATGAGAAGGAAAACGCCTTCTGGTTCGCCACGGAACAGTTGGGCGACGACAAGGACCGCGTGCTGAAAAAGTCCGACGGCAGCCTGACCTATTTCGCCACGGACATCGCCTACCACCATGACAAATTCGAACGCGGCTACGACTGGCTCATCGACATCTGGGGCGCGGACCACCACGGCTACGTGCCGCGCATGCGCGCGGCCATTACGGCCATGGGCAGGCCGCGCGACAGTTTCGACGTGGTCCTGATCCAGCTGGTCAATCTGCTGCGGGACGGCAAGCCCGTGAGCATGTCCACCCGCGCGGGCACCTTTGAAACCCTGGCCGACGTGCTGCGCGAAGTGGGCGCGGACGCGGCGCGTTTCATGTTCCTCTCGCGCAAGAGCGACAGCCCCCTGGATTTTGATCTGGAGCTGGCCAAGCAGCGCAGCCTGGACAACCCGGTCTATTACGTGCAGTACGCCCACGCCCGCATCTGCGCCGTGCTGCGCCGCGCCGGAGAGCGCGGCGTCGGCCTGCCGGAAACCGTCACGGAAGAGATGCTGGCCGGCCTGGACACGCCCGAAGACATGGCCCTGCTGCGCAAGGCCGCCGCGTTCCAGGATATGCTGGCCGCAGCGGCCCGGGCCCTGGCCGTCCACCACGTGAGCCACTATCTGACCGAGCTGGCGGGCCTGCTGCACAGCTACTACGCCAGGCATCAGGTGCTGCTCGCCGACGATCAGCCGCGCACCCTGGCCCGTCTGGCCCTGTTGCGCGCCGTGGCCCAGGTGCTGCGCAACGGCCTGGACGTGCTGGGCGTCAGCGCGCCGGAGGCCATGTAA